One Salvia splendens isolate huo1 chromosome 12, SspV2, whole genome shotgun sequence genomic window carries:
- the LOC121757056 gene encoding photosystem II core complex proteins psbY, chloroplastic-like → MAATMATSMMALLNPKCFTPKTPTTTAKPTKPLLSLPKFLTPAPLTAPAVAGAVFAALSAAEPAFAAQQLAEIAEGDNRGLALLIPLIPAILWVLYNILQPALNQINKMRSSKAIIAGLGGGLAAAGLLHPQEAAAAADVAADNRGQLLLFVVAPAIGWVLYNILQPALNQINRMRSD, encoded by the coding sequence ATGGCAGCCACAATGGCCACATCCATGATGGCACTCCTCAACCCCAAATGCTTCACCCCAAAAacccccaccaccaccgccaAGCCCACAAAGCCCCTCCTCTCCCTCCCAAAATTCCTCACCCCCGCCCCCCTCACGGCCCCCGCCGTCGCGGGCGCCGTCTTCGCAGCCCTATCCGCGGCCGAGCCCGCGTTCGCGGCCCAGCAGCTGGCGGAGATCGCGGAGGGCGACAACCGCGGCCTCGCCCTCCTGATCCCGCTCATCCCGGCCATCCTGTGGGTGCTCTACAACATCCTGCAGCCGGCGCTCAACCAGATCAACAAGATGAGGAGCTCCAAGGCCATCATCGCCGGCCTCGGAGGCGGCCTCGCGGCGGCGGGGCTCCTCCACCCGCaggaggcggcagcggcggcagaTGTGGCGGCCGACAACAGGGGGCAGCTCCTGCTTTTTGTGGTGGCGCCGGCGATTGGGTGGGTGCTGTACAACATCTTGCAGCCGGCTTTGAACCAGATTAACAGGATGAGATCGGATTAA